In one Triplophysa dalaica isolate WHDGS20190420 chromosome 9, ASM1584641v1, whole genome shotgun sequence genomic region, the following are encoded:
- the dhx16 gene encoding pre-mRNA-splicing factor ATP-dependent RNA helicase DHX16 yields MASLEQWVSDQLHDILGLSDRYVAQYMIGLVLKSSGPQDFVTRLQQTGTIDIDQRITAFAHELYNKAPKKQVVEKPARAVERHVMEIERKNRTYTLLEDSESDEETVREREKEKETKSKDREKGKKRKHLRQKQEDSPSSDEEDRRPSSKAVDEPKKAAKAAEEEEEEWEKEERERLQDLEERDAFAERVKQKDKDKTRHILERNDKKAYEEAQKKLKMAEEDQKKMLPKLREQSRQQYLSKREQEKLEDLKAEIADEEYLFATDNLTDRERKDLDYKRKVRDLAQEYKKAGAKEKEERKNRYYMPEENRNKSIPQRDMDLEFEEMPREGGGEQGRWEEARVATATLQFGAREERERRIKEEREKYELILEEEEMINFVTTAMTMKGTLSEKESEPELSQAEKQKESIQEVRCSLPIFPYREDLLTAIRNHQILVIEGETGSGKTTQIPQYLQEDGFTEGGMKIGCTQPRRVAAMSVAARVAQEMGVKLGNEVGYSIRFEDCTSERTILKYMTDGMLLREFLTEPDLASYSVIIIDEAHERTLHTDILFGLIKDIARFRPGLKVLVASATLDTERFSRFFDDAPVFRIPGRRFPVDIFYTKAPEADYLEACVVSVLQIHVTQPTGDVLVFLTGQEEIEACCELLQERCRRLGSKISELLVLPIYANLPSDMQAKIFNPTPPGARKVVVATNIAETSLTIDGIIYVIDPGFCKQKSYNARTGMESLIVTPCSRASANQRAGRAGRVAAGKCFRLYTAWAFKHEMEETTIPEIQRTNLGNVVLLLKSLGINDLIHFDFMDPPPHETLVLALEQLYALGALNHLGELTKLGRRMAELPVDPMLSKMILASEHYKCSEEVLTIAAMVSVNNSIFYRPKDKVVHADNARMNFVVPGGDHMVLLNVYTQWVESGYSTQWCFENFIQFRSMKRARDVREQLEGLMERIEVELCSADGDTMPIRKAVTAGYFYHTARLSKGGYKTVKHQQTVYVHPNSSLFEEQPRWLIYHELVFTTKEFMRQLIEIESGWLLEVAPHYYKNKELEDSSSKKMPRKQGKAREELG; encoded by the exons ATGGCCAGTCTCGAACAGTGGGTTAGTGATCAGCTTCATGACATCCTGGGTTTGAGTGACAGATATGTGGCCCAGTACATGATCGGTCTGGTGCTGAAGTCCTCTGGACCTCAGGACTTTGTGACTCGTCTTCAGCAAACTGGAACCATTGACATTGATCAAAGAATCACAGCGTTCGCACATGAGTTATACAACAAG GCCCCCAAAAAACAAGTGGTGGAGAAACCTGCCCGAGCTGTGGAACGACATGTGATGGaaatagagagaaagaacaGAACTTACACTCTTCTGGAGGACAGTGAGAGTGATGAAGAGACtgtcagagaaagagaaaaagaaaaagagacgAAAagcaaagacagagagaaaggaaaaaagagGAAACATCTCAGACAGAAACAAGAGGACAGTCCATCGTCCGATGAGGAGGACAGAAGACCGAG CTCTAAAGCTGTGGATGAGCCAAAGAAAGCTGCTAAAGCTGcggaggaggaagaagaagaatgggaaaaagaggagagagagagactccaAGACTTGGAGGAGAGGGATGCCTTCGCTGAGCGTGTCAAGCAGAAGGACAAAGACAAGACCAGACACATACTTGagagaaatgataaaaag GCATATGAGGAAGCGCAAAAGAAGCTAAAGATGGCTGAAGAGGATCAAAAGAAGATG cTCCCTAAACTAAGGGAACAGTCGCGTCAGCAGTATCTGTCTAAAAGAGAGCAGGAGAAGCTGGAAGACCTAAAGGCTGAGATTGCAGACGAGGAATATCTCTTCGCCACAGACAATCTTACAGACCGGGAAAGGAAAGATTTGGACTATAAAAGGAAGGTCCGAGACCTGGCACAAGAATACAAGAAAGCAGGGGCCaaagaaaaagaggaaagaaaaaacagatacTACATGCCTGAGGAGAACAGAAACAAG TCCATTCCTCAAAGAGACATGGACCTGGAGTTTGAGGAGATGCCTAGGGAGGGAGGCGGGGAACAGGGGCGGTGGGAGGAGGCAAGAGTCGCCACTGCCACCCTGCAGTTCGGGGCCAGGGAAGAGAGGGAACGCCGAATAAAGGAGGAGAGGGAGAAGTACGAACTTATTCTAGAGGAAGAGGAGATGATCAACTTTGTCACCACGGCCATGACCATGAAGGGAACACTGTCAGAGAAG GAAAGTGAACCTGAGTTATCACAGgctgagaaacagaaagagtCCATCCAGGAGGTCAGGTGCAGCCTGCCCATCTTTCCATACAGAGAAGACCTTCTAACTGCCATCAGGAACCACCAGATCTTGGTGATAGAGGGTGAGACCGGATCCGGCAAGACCACCCAGATACCTCAGTATCTGCAGGAAGAT ggTTTCACTGAAGGAGGAATGAAAATCGGCTGCACTCAGCCTCGACGAGTGGCGGCCATGTCCGTTGCAGCCAGAGTCGCACAGGAAATGGGTGTCAAACTGGGAAATGAG GTGGGCTACAGCATCCGTTTTGAGGACTGTACGTCAGAACGCACCATCCTGAAATACATGACGGACGGAATGTTGCTCAGAGAGTTTCTTACAGAGCCTGATCTGGCCAGTTACAG CGTGATCATCATTGATGAAGCTCATGAACGAACGTTACACACAGACATTCTCTTCGGATTGATTAAAGATATCGCCCGCTTCCGTCCCGGCCTTAAGGTCCTGGTGGCCAGCGCAACCCTGGACACAGAGCGTTTCTCTCGCTTTTTTGATGATGCGCCTGTATTTAGGATTCCAGGACGCAGGTTCCCTGTAGACATCTTCTACACAAAG GCTCCAGAAGCAGATTACCTGGAAGCTTGTGTCGTTTCTGTCCTGCAGATCCATGTCACCCAGCCAACTGGAGATGTGCTGGTCTTCCTCACTGGGCAG GAAGAGATTGAGGCATGCTGTGAGCTGTTACAGGAGAGATGTAGGAGGTTGGGGTCGAAGATATCTGAGCTCCTTGTTCTCCCCATCTATGCTAACCTGCCCTCTGACATGCAGGCCAAGATCTTCAATCCCACCCCGCCTGGGGCACGCAAA GTTGTGGTGGCCACAAATATCGCAGAGACTTCGCTCACCATCGATGGAATTATCTATGTCATTGATCCAGGCTTCTGCAAACAGAAGAGTTACAATGCTCGGACAGGGATGGAATCCCTTATTGTCACCCCCTGTTCAAGG GCCTCGGCCAATCAGAGAGCAGGCCGTGCAGGAAGAGTGGCTGCAGGGAAGTGTTTTCGTCTGTACACGGCGTGGGCCTTTAAACACGAGATGGAGGAGACCACAATCCCAGAGATCCAGAGAACAAACCTGGGCAATGTGGTTCTGTTGCTTAAAAGCCTGG GTATAAATGACCTGATTCACTTTGACTTCATGGATCCTCCTCCTCATGAAACGCTGGTCTTGGCTTTGGAGCAGCTCTACGCTTTGGGGGCCCTCAACCACCTTGGAGAGCTCACTAAA CTTGGACGAAGAATGGCTGAACTTCCTGTGGACCCCATGCTGAGTAAAATGATTCTGGCCTCAGAGCA TTACAAGTGCTCTGAGGAAGTTCTGACTATAGCGGCCATGGTGTCAGTTAACAATTCCATCTTCTACCGCCCCAAAGACAAAGTAGTTCACGCCGACAACGCCCGGATGAACTTTGTGGTACCGGGAGGGGATCACATGGTGCTGCTCAATGTATACACACAG TGGGTAGAAAGTGGTTATTCGACTCAGTGGTGCTTCGAGAACTTCATCCAGTTCCGCTCAATGAAAAGAGCTCGAGATGTCCGGGAACAGCTGGAGGGATTGATGGAGAGGATTGAGGTGGAACTGTGCAGTGCCGACGGTGACACAATGCCCATTCGCAAG GCAGTGACTGCTGGATATTTTTACCACACGGCACGGTTGAGCAAAGGGGGTTACAAAACAGTCAAGCACCAGCAGACGGTTTACGTCCATCCCAACAGCTCCCTGTTTGAGGAGCAGCCGCGCTGGCTCATCTACCATGAGCTGGTCTTCACGACCAAAGAGTTTATGAGACAG CTGATAGAGATTGAGAGCGGCTGGCTCCTTGAAGTGGCTCCTCATTATTACAAGAACAAAGAGTTGGAGGACAGCAGTAGTAAGAAGATGCCACGCAAACAAGGAAAAGCCCGTGAAGAACTGGGCTGA
- the rnf183 gene encoding E3 ubiquitin-protein ligase RNF183, with protein sequence MSDDKEGKGDDKPHGTKKEPNVKPKLEGKGSFNLGTSKRHKADKPKRSRSNDTENHHREGGRGREQDREQGDRRPRGRSEEGRGQRYDPEPRNPENEQHQYDLEDTECIVCFCSFDNVFKAPKLLSCGHTFCLECLARINVNSIEIKTLTCPICRETTEIRHGRDLPQLGNNEDIFRRLPHDMQRALSVRFQRSKGKLVLKKNSTNNPVKTTLNLPVFKKREEQVTNFPIGVMEEGLGSATMVNVGRPPSRMRSQVRRFMYSNQCYYTTVAAIIAVTLALMLVGVFTFMIMPHLKTSKPLGLNQTSSNTNP encoded by the coding sequence ATGAGTGATGACAAAGAGGGAAAAGGGGACGACAAACCCCACGGCACCAAAAAAGAACCCAACGTCAAACCGAAGCTTGAAGGCAAAGGTAGCTTCAACCTGGGAACCTCGAAACGGCATAAGGCCGACAAGCCTAAAAGAAGTCGAAGTAACGACACAGAAAACCACCACCGGGAGGGCGGGCGAGGAAGAGAACAGGACAGAGAACAGGGAGATAGGCGGCCACGGGGTCGCAGCGAGGAAGGAAGGGGTCAGCGCTACGACCCAGAGCCGAGAAACCCAGAGAACGAGCAACATCAATATGACCTGGAGGACACAGAGTGCATCGTGTGCTTCTGCAGCTTCGACAACGTCTTCAAAGCACCTAAGTTGCTATCTTGTGGACACACGTTTTGTTTGGAATGCCTCGCGCGCATTAATGTGAACTCCATCGAGATAAAGACTCTGACATGTCCCATTTGCAGAGAGACGACGGAGATCCGTCACGGCCGAGACCTGCCACAGCTGGGGAATAATGAGGACATCTTCCGCAGGCTTCCCCACGACATGCAGAGGGCGCTGTCCGTACGCTTCCAACGCAGTAAGGGCAAACTCGTCctcaaaaaaaactcaacaaacAATCCCGTTAAGACCACCTTAAATCTGCCGGTGTTTAAAAAGAGAGAGGAGCAGGTGACCAATTTCCCCATTGGAGTCATGGAGGAAGGTCTCGGCTCAGCGACTATGGTCAACGTTGGTAGACCTCCTAGCAGGATGAGAAGTCAGGTGAGAAGGTTTATGTATTCCAACCAGTGCTATTACACAACGGTGGCAGCCATTATCGCAGTCACTTTGGCTCTTATGCTGGTCGGGGTCTTTACCTTCATGATCATGCCTCATTTGAAGACATCTAAACCACTTGGACTGAATCAAACTAGTTCAAACACAAACCCTTAA
- the LOC130428986 gene encoding uncharacterized protein LOC130428986 yields MASTPSASALSAVLRCQGNILARKRANKTRPAASVYGLGMKSSDRSYFRALYLFHWEKLEIPGLLSVSTRCSRQSAKRNPEAKDQLLKNSLLSKKCSKTKLKSDRNGVAFLSERCSILSRGNLVLRVDDLRKTLSECPRTFCVYIVCAQKSALNHNETDSLFPLDLLSFLKNRLLCLTAAVSDTVRMRLGIDWTNQIDPDCDKLSGCVQYNTKDHKKAESETWQREASEPEE; encoded by the exons ATGGCTTCAACACCGTCCGCGTCAGCGCTGTCCGCTGTTCTCCGGTGTCAGGGCAATATACTCGCCCGAAAGCGGGCGAACAAGACGCGGCCCGCGGCATCGGTGTACGGGCTCGGGATGAAGTCTTCTGACAGATCGTATTTTCGAGCTCTCTACTTGTTTCATTGGGAGAAGTTGGAGATTCCGGGTCTTTTGTCTGTTTCGACGCGCTGTTCAAGGCAATCTGCTAAAAGAAACCCCGAAGCCAAAGATCAGCTGTTAAAAAACTCGCTTTTGTCAAAGAAGTGCAGCAAAACGAAACTCAAATCGGATCGAAACGGTGTTGCGTTTCTATCTGAGCGGTGTAGTATTTTATCCCGAGGCAACCTGGTTCTACGAGTGGATGATTTAAGAAAAACCCTTTCGGAGTGTCCAAGGACTTTCTGTGTTTATATAGTTTGTGCTCAGAAGAGCGCTTTGAACCATAATGAAACGGATTCGTTATTTCCTCTTGACTTACTGTCGTTTTTAAAGAATAGACTGCTGTGTCTAACAGCTGCAGTGTCTGACACCGTCCGGATGAGACTGGGAATAGACTGGACGAACCAGATTGATCCGGAT TGTGATAAGCTGAGTGGATGTGTTCAGTATAACACAAAAGACCACAAGAAAGCGGAATCTGAGACTTGGCAGAGAGAAGCTTCTGAACCTGAGGAATGA
- the mgat1a gene encoding alpha-1,3-mannosyl-glycoprotein 2-beta-N-acetylglucosaminyltransferase a, with protein MLCKRSSLIICGAFIFVAWNVILIFVLSGRPFSQPGSQAEPGKTGEGEGGQVGSILNEVMRVADAFEAELKSQKKILMQIKSQRSLWEDGKEGEIDVQQKSDAVPSPPVVIPVLVIACNRVTVKRCLDKLIEHRPSAKLHPIIVSQDCGHEETANVIASYGSHLTHIKQPDLSDIAIPPQHKKFQGYYKISRHYRWALNQVFNKFSYTSVVIVEDDLEVAPDFFEYFRALHPLLKSDPTLWCVSAWNDNGRDGYVDPGKASMLYRTDFFPGLGWMLTKDLWTELEPKWPASFWDDWMRHPDQRKDRSCIRPEISRTLTFGRKGVSLGQFYDKYLRFIKLNAEFVPFTTLDLSYLEKKTYDESFEKEVYGAQIVAIEELQASKPGKFRLQYSSPGSFKTLARNLGVMEDLKSGVPRAGYRGVVSFFSRGRRIYIAPPPGWSQYDPSWS; from the exons ATGCTTTGCAAGAGAAGTTCTCTCATCATTTGCGGTGCTTTTATATTTGTAGCTTGGAATGTCATCCTCATATTTGTCCTTTCGGGGCGCCCTTTTAGTCAGCCCGGCAGCCAGGCTGAACCTGGCAAAACAGGCGAAGGAGAAGGAGGCCAGGTTGGAAGTATTCTCAATGAGGTGATGCGTGTAGCAGATGCGTTTGAAGCAGAACTTAAATCGCAGAAGAAAATCCTAATGCAAATCAAAAGCCAAAGGTCACTTTGGGAAGACGGCAAAGAGGGCGAAATAGATGTTCAGCAGAAGTCAGATGCAGTACCTTCACCTCCAGTGGTCATCCCTGTTTTAGTCATTGCTTGTAATCGTGTGACAGTGAAACGCTGCCTTGACAAACTCATCGAGCACCGCCCATCTGCCAAGCTCCATCCAATCATAGTGAGCCAGGACTGCGGGCATGAGGAAACAGCCAATGTGATCGCCTCATATGGCAGTCATCTGACCCATATTAAACAACCTGATCTTTCAGATATCGCCATACCTCCACAGCACAAGAAGTTCCAGGGCTACTACAAGATCTCACGACATTACCGTTGGGCACTGAACCAAGTTTTCAACAAGTTCTCCTACACATCTGTTGTTATTGTGGAGGATGATTTAGAG GTGGCTCCTGATTTCTTTGAGTACTTCAGAGCACTTCATCCACTTTTAAAATCAGACCCAACCTTATGGTGCGTATCTGCCTGGAATGACAACGGCAGGGATGGATATGTTGATCCTGGAAAAGCAAGCATGTTGTACAGGACAGATTTTTTCCCAGGACTGGGTTGGATGCTGACAAAGGACCTCTGGACAGAGCTTGAGCCAAAATGGCCTGCCTCGTTTTGGGATGACTGGATGCGCCACCCCGATCAACGCAAAGACAGGTCCTGCATCAGACCAGAGATTTCCAGAACTTTAACGTTCGGTCGTAAGGGCGTGAGTTTAGGTCAGTTTTACGACAAGTATCTGCGCTTCATTAAGCTAAATGCCGAATTTGTGCCTTTCACAACATTAGACCTGTCTTATTTGGAGAAGAAGACATATGACGAGAGCTTCGAAAAAGAGGTTTATGGTGCTCAAATTGTGGCTATAGAGGAGTTACAGGCCAGCAAACCTGGCAAATTTAGACTGCAGTATTCAAGTCCTGGGAGTTTTAAAACATTGGCTCGTAACCTTGGTGTGATGGAGGACCTCAAGTCAGGAGTCCCACGGGCAGGGTACAGAGGTGTAGTTAGTTTCTTCTCACGCGGAAGGAGGATTTACATAGCACCACCTCCTGGTTGGAGTCAGTATGATCCAAGCTGGAGTTGA